One stretch of Rhodoferax lithotrophicus DNA includes these proteins:
- a CDS encoding nickel-dependent hydrogenase large subunit: MTRLLLGPFNRVEGDLEVRLDVADGQVSQAWVNAPMYRGFEQILQGKHPLDAMVYVPRICGICSVTQSVAAARALAAACGVTPPPNGQLLTDLMLACENAADHLTHFYLFFMPDFTREVYAHRPWHTQAVQGFSTVSGAHAREAVAVRQRWLQIMGTLGGKWPHTQSIVPGGSTRSISSSERYRLGVHVAEMRSFLERVLYAAPLEEVVALSSEEALAQWHASNPLVGDLRLFLSIAQDLGLEHLGRGPDLTLSYGAFAEQDGAHAMAPGVWNGQTLQAVNIAHIAEDARHAWLADDGAALPPAIGLTLPQIHKPEAYTWNKAPRLDGQVLETGALARQLANGQPLIRALWQRNRGNVLTRVLARSMELARLVLLAEHILRSLQPGAECCVEIQLPEHADAYGLCEAARGSLGHWLSIREGHIHNYQIIAPTSWNFSPRDRAGIPGALEAALVGAPVAEGDKTPVAVQHIVRSFDPCMVCTVH; the protein is encoded by the coding sequence ATGACACGCTTGCTGCTAGGCCCTTTTAACCGGGTTGAAGGTGACCTGGAGGTACGCCTGGACGTGGCCGATGGCCAGGTCAGCCAGGCCTGGGTGAATGCCCCGATGTACCGCGGTTTTGAGCAGATATTGCAAGGCAAACACCCGCTGGATGCCATGGTTTATGTGCCGCGTATTTGTGGCATTTGCTCGGTCACCCAATCGGTGGCGGCGGCGCGGGCGCTGGCCGCCGCCTGTGGGGTGACACCGCCGCCCAACGGCCAGCTGCTGACCGACCTGATGCTGGCTTGTGAAAACGCTGCCGATCATCTGACACATTTCTACCTGTTCTTCATGCCCGACTTCACCCGCGAGGTGTATGCCCACCGGCCCTGGCATACGCAGGCGGTGCAAGGCTTTTCCACCGTGTCTGGCGCACATGCCCGCGAGGCGGTGGCGGTGCGCCAGCGCTGGCTGCAGATCATGGGCACGCTGGGTGGCAAGTGGCCCCATACCCAGTCGATTGTTCCTGGTGGGTCGACCCGCAGCATCAGCAGTTCCGAGCGCTACCGGCTGGGTGTCCATGTGGCCGAGATGCGCAGCTTTCTGGAGCGTGTGCTTTACGCTGCCCCACTGGAGGAAGTGGTGGCGCTGAGCAGTGAGGAAGCCCTCGCACAGTGGCATGCCAGCAACCCGCTCGTGGGCGACCTGCGGCTGTTTCTGAGCATTGCGCAAGACCTGGGGCTGGAGCATTTGGGGCGTGGTCCCGACCTGACCCTGAGTTATGGGGCCTTTGCCGAGCAGGATGGTGCACACGCCATGGCCCCAGGTGTATGGAATGGTCAGACGCTGCAAGCGGTCAACATCGCGCACATTGCCGAAGATGCCCGCCACGCCTGGCTGGCGGATGACGGTGCGGCTTTGCCGCCGGCCATCGGCCTGACCCTGCCGCAGATTCACAAGCCTGAGGCCTACACCTGGAACAAGGCCCCCCGGCTGGACGGCCAGGTGCTGGAAACCGGGGCGCTGGCACGCCAGCTGGCCAACGGGCAGCCCTTGATCCGTGCGCTGTGGCAGCGCAACCGTGGCAATGTGTTGACCCGTGTGCTGGCCCGGTCGATGGAGTTGGCCCGGCTGGTGCTGTTGGCCGAACATATTTTGCGCAGCCTCCAACCTGGGGCCGAGTGCTGCGTGGAAATACAGTTGCCAGAGCATGCTGATGCCTATGGGCTGTGCGAAGCGGCGCGCGGCAGCCTGGGCCACTGGTTGTCCATCCGTGAGGGGCATATTCACAACTACCAGATCATCGCCCCCACCAGCTGGAATTTCTCACCCCGTGACCGCGCCGGCATACCCGGTGCGCTGGAAGCGGCATTGGTGGGTGCGCCGGTGGCTGAGGGCGACAAAACGCCGGTGGCGGTACAACACATCGTGCGTTCCTTTGACCCCTGCATGGTGTGCACCGTGCATTGA
- a CDS encoding HupU protein encodes MAKEAFNVLWLQSGGCGGCSMSLLCADTADFRGQLRQAGIHLLWHPSLSLETAQEALEVIQSCLSGQTPLHALCIEGSILRGPEGTGRFHLLAGTQEPMLAWVQRLSAMAQHVVAIGTCAAFGGITAAGSNPTDACGLQYEGDQPGGLLGRDWRSRSGLPVINVAGCPTHPGWVLETLAALADPQSLSADQLDALGRPRFYSDQLVHHGCTRNEFYEYKASAEAPGDLGCMMENMGCKGTQAHADCNIRLWNGEGSCVRGGYACISCTEPGFEEPGHRFDQTPKVAGIPIGLPTDMHKAWFVALASLSKSATPKRVKLNATSSHVVVAPMIKKTRLK; translated from the coding sequence ATGGCTAAAGAAGCTTTTAACGTGTTGTGGCTGCAGTCGGGCGGCTGCGGCGGCTGCAGCATGTCACTGCTGTGTGCCGACACCGCCGATTTTCGGGGGCAGTTGCGCCAGGCGGGTATCCACCTGCTGTGGCATCCATCGCTGTCATTAGAGACGGCGCAGGAAGCGCTGGAAGTGATCCAGTCCTGTCTGAGTGGTCAAACGCCTTTGCATGCGCTGTGTATTGAGGGCTCCATCTTGCGTGGCCCCGAGGGCACGGGCCGGTTTCACCTGCTGGCCGGCACGCAAGAGCCGATGCTGGCCTGGGTACAGCGTCTGAGCGCCATGGCTCAGCACGTGGTGGCCATCGGCACCTGTGCCGCTTTTGGCGGCATCACGGCGGCAGGCAGCAACCCCACCGATGCCTGTGGCTTGCAGTATGAAGGGGATCAACCGGGCGGCTTGTTGGGGCGTGACTGGCGCAGCCGCTCGGGTTTGCCGGTGATCAATGTGGCAGGTTGCCCCACGCACCCCGGCTGGGTGCTGGAAACCCTGGCCGCGCTGGCCGACCCACAGTCCCTGTCGGCCGACCAGCTTGATGCCCTGGGCCGCCCGCGTTTTTACAGCGACCAGCTGGTGCACCACGGCTGCACCCGCAACGAGTTTTACGAATACAAGGCCAGTGCCGAAGCACCGGGTGACCTGGGTTGCATGATGGAAAACATGGGCTGCAAGGGCACCCAGGCCCATGCCGACTGCAACATCCGCCTGTGGAACGGTGAAGGCTCTTGTGTGCGCGGCGGCTACGCCTGTATCAGCTGCACCGAGCCAGGGTTTGAAGAACCCGGCCACCGGTTTGACCAAACCCCCAAGGTGGCGGGTATTCCAATTGGTTTGCCGACCGACATGCACAAAGCCTGGTTTGTGGCGCTGGCATCACTGTCAAAATCGGCCACGCCCAAGCGGGTCAAACTCAACGCCACCTCCAGCCATGTGGTGGTCGCCCCCATGATCAAGAAAACACGCCTGAAATGA
- a CDS encoding sigma-54-dependent transcriptional regulator: protein MTSMPPFMVNPVLPLVLVVDDETHSLEAIRRNLEEDFSVLTASSADAAHALLEQHDVSVILCDQRMPGTTGVKFLKSVREQWPDTVRIIISGYTDSQDIIAGINEAGIYQYVPKPWLPEHLLATVANAVEARTLQMQTQRLNLELRTSAPVLRQRKQASLVNAHAAFDFDSMVRAPGSPLDAVCEMAARVARYDLSVLVTGESGTGKELLARAIHYASPRSERAFVMENCAAMSDTLLESELFGHKRGAFTGAFEDHVGLFQRADGGTIFLDEIGDTSPAFQVKLLRVLQEGEVRPVGASRAVLVNVRVIAATHRDLDEDVRCGRFREDLYYRIASLTLSVPPLRERSADILPIAHMLLARAGQELGCPQVRFAKDLPANLLAHSWPGNIRELKNEIYRAVALSDGETVSATSLSPRVLYGQPGKAAALPSSGLASTGSLQERLDAIEAVILRETMLRHRWNKTHAAQELGLSRVGLRQKLARLGLEGQAHG, encoded by the coding sequence ATGACCTCCATGCCCCCGTTCATGGTCAACCCGGTGCTGCCGCTGGTCTTGGTGGTTGACGACGAAACCCATTCACTGGAAGCCATTCGGCGTAATCTGGAAGAAGACTTTTCGGTGTTGACCGCCAGCTCCGCCGACGCGGCGCATGCCCTGCTGGAGCAGCATGACGTGAGCGTGATCCTGTGTGACCAGCGTATGCCGGGCACCACCGGGGTCAAGTTTCTCAAAAGTGTGCGTGAGCAGTGGCCGGACACGGTGCGTATCATCATCTCGGGCTACACCGATTCACAAGACATCATTGCCGGCATCAACGAAGCAGGCATCTACCAATACGTGCCCAAGCCCTGGCTGCCTGAGCACTTGCTGGCCACGGTGGCCAATGCGGTCGAGGCCCGCACGCTGCAGATGCAGACCCAGCGGTTGAACCTGGAGTTACGCACCAGCGCCCCGGTGCTGCGCCAGCGCAAACAGGCTTCGCTGGTGAATGCCCATGCGGCCTTTGACTTTGACAGCATGGTGCGTGCACCCGGTAGCCCGCTGGATGCGGTGTGTGAAATGGCAGCCCGCGTGGCCCGGTATGACCTGTCGGTGCTGGTCACGGGCGAATCCGGCACCGGCAAAGAGCTGCTGGCGCGCGCCATCCACTACGCCAGCCCGCGCAGTGAGCGGGCGTTTGTGATGGAAAACTGCGCCGCCATGTCCGACACGCTGCTGGAGTCCGAGCTGTTTGGTCACAAGCGTGGCGCGTTCACCGGGGCCTTTGAAGACCATGTGGGCCTGTTCCAGCGGGCCGATGGAGGCACCATTTTTCTGGATGAAATTGGCGACACCTCACCGGCCTTCCAGGTCAAGCTGCTGCGTGTGTTGCAAGAGGGCGAAGTGCGCCCGGTGGGGGCCAGCCGCGCGGTGCTGGTGAATGTGCGGGTGATTGCCGCCACCCACCGCGACCTGGATGAGGACGTGCGCTGCGGCCGCTTCCGCGAAGACCTGTATTACCGCATTGCCAGCCTGACGCTGTCTGTGCCGCCGCTGCGTGAGCGCAGTGCCGACATCTTGCCGATTGCCCACATGTTGCTGGCCCGGGCAGGTCAGGAGTTGGGTTGCCCGCAGGTGCGCTTTGCCAAAGATCTGCCTGCCAATCTGCTGGCGCATTCCTGGCCCGGCAATATCCGCGAACTCAAGAACGAGATTTACCGCGCCGTGGCGTTGTCGGATGGCGAAACGGTGTCGGCCACCTCGTTATCACCGCGTGTGCTGTATGGCCAACCCGGCAAGGCCGCGGCCTTGCCGTCCAGTGGTCTGGCATCAACCGGCAGCCTGCAGGAGCGTCTGGATGCGATTGAGGCGGTGATCCTGCGTGAAACCATGCTGCGCCACCGTTGGAACAAAACCCATGCAGCCCAGGAGCTGGGCTTGTCGCGCGTGGGTTTGCGGCAAAAATTGGCCCGCCTGGGTCTGGAGGGACAAGCCCATGGCTAA